The following nucleotide sequence is from Phycisphaera sp..
GGACGGCTCGTTCGTCGGTGCCAGCGAGAGCATGGGCGAGCTCTCCGACTACGACAGCGTCACCTTCGACGAGGACACCGGCAAGCTGGTCACGACCAGCAGCGAGGGTCCGATGAACTCGAAGACCGAGGCCACCCTGAACGGCGACACGCTCACGGGCACCTGGTCCATCTCGGGCCCGCTCGAGGGCAGCGGCCCCTTTACCGCCACGCGCACCGGCACCGAGGTGCCCGATGGCAAGATCGACGGTGCCGAAGGCGGCGGCAAGGGCAAGGACGGCAAGGCCGAGCCCGTCGAGATCGACTTCGACGGCTTCGAGGCCCGTGGCTTCATGCTGCCCGTGGGTGCCGGCAGCTTCAACAACCTCGTGAGCAACGACAAGGGCAACCTGCTCTACAACAGCTTCGGCGGCGGCGCTCCCACGGTGAAGCTCGTCGACATGTCGGGCGACTCCATCGACGAGAAGACCGTCATCGCGGGTGCCCAGATGATCGAGATCTCGGGCGATGGCAAGAAGATCCTGCTCGCCGGCCAGGGCAACCAGTGGAAGATCGCCGATGCGAAGGCCGGCCAGTCGATGTCGGGTTCCATCCAGCCTAGTGGCCTGCGCAAGCACGTCGAGCCGCGTGAAGAGTGGCGCCAGCTTGTGCAAGATGCCTGGCGCCGCCACCGCGACTTCTTCTACGTCGAGAACATGCACGGCGTCGACTGGGACGCGGTGTACGACCATTACTCCGAGATGGTCGACCATGCCGCCAGTCGCGAGGACGTCAGCTTCATCATCGGCGAGATGATCTCCGAGCTCAACGTCGGCCACGCCTACTACTGGGGCGGCGACGTCGAGGGCCAGCCCAGCCAGAACGTCGGCATGCTCGGCGTTGATTTCGAGCTGGCCACCGAGGACGGCGAAGACGGCGAGGCCACCGGCTACCGCATCGCCAAGATGTACGGTGGCGCGCCGTGGGATACCGACGCCCGCAACCCGCTCGACGTGCTTGGGATAGACGTCGAAGAGGGCGACTACATCACCCACGTCAACGGCGTGGCGCTCGACACCTCGACCGATCCCTGGTCGGCCTTCATCGGCACCGCGGGCCAGGAGACGACCATCACCGTCGTCGACAGCCTGACCGGCGACGAGGAAACCGTCAACGAGCGGACCTACACCATCGAGCCCATCGGCAACGACCAGGCCCTGCGCTACCGCGGCTGGGTCGAGGCAAACCGCCAGTACGTCGAGGAGGCCTCCGACGGCGCTATCGGCTACATCCACGTCCCCGATACGGGCGTGAACGGGCAGAACGAGCTGTTCCGACAGTTCTACGCCCAGATCGACAAGGACGCCCTCATCATCGACGACCGCTGGAACGGCGGCGGTCAGATCCCCACTCGATTCATCGAGCTGCTCAACCGCCCGCGCACCAACTACTGGTACCGGCGCGACGGCAAGGACTGGCCCTGGCCCTACGACAGCCACCAGGGCCCCAAGGCCATGCTCATCAACGGGTCGGCCGGTTCGGGCGGCGATATGTTCCCATGGCTCTTCAAGCACAACGACCTGGGCCCGCTCATCGGCCGGCGCACCTGGGGCGGCTTGGTCGGTATCAGCGGCGTGCCCCCGCTCATCGACGGCGGCTACACCGCCGTGCCCAACTTCGGCTTCTACCGCACCGACGGCACGTGGGGCATCGAGGGCCACGGCGTCGATCCCGACATGGACGTGATCGATGACCCCACCGCGCTGGCCGGCGGTGAAGATCCGCAGATCGACGCGGCCGTGGACTACCTGCTCGAGGCCATCGAGCGTGAGGGCTACGAACGGCCCGAGCGCCCGCAGGAGCCCGACCGCAGCGGCTTCGGCATCGATCCCGCCGACCGGTAAAGAACCCCGCCATTCGGCTCACGCCCGGCTTCATGCCGGGCTTTTTCGTGCGCGCGCTACAATACACCCCGATGACCCCAAAGAACGACACGCAATACACGGTGGGCTGGCGCGAGCGCGTCGCCCTTCCCGAGTGGCGCATCCGTGGCGTGCGTGCCAAGATCGACACCGGTGCCCGCACCAGCGCCGTACACGTGGCGACCTTCGAACACCTGCCCAACGGCCGCATCCGATTCGAGGTCGTTACCCGCGAGCATCCCGAGCGGCGCACCAAGTGGATCGAGGCCGACATCGCCCGCGAGTCGGTCGTCAAGCCCAGCAGCGGCAAGACCCAGATCCGCCCGGTCGTGCGCACCACGATGGTCATCGGCCCGCTCGAGTTCGAGGCCGAGCTGGGCCTGGTCTGCCGCCAGGGCATGCTCTGCCGCATGCTCGTCGGCCGCCGCGCCATCGCCGGGCTGGCCGTGGTCGATCCCGCAAGCCGCTACCTTCTCTCCCCGCCTTCATCCAAGAACGCCAGGCGAAAGGCCAACCCGTGAAATTTGCCATCCTGTCCACCGCCCCCAAGTGCTACAGCACCCGCCGCTTCAAGCAGGCCGCCGAGGCCCGGGGGCACAAAGTCAAGGTCCTCAACACGCTGCGTTTCTCCATCGACCTGGAGCACGGCGAGCCCAGCCTGTTCTATCGCGGCAAGGAGCTGAGCGACTACGACGCCATCCTGCCGCGCATCGGCGCGTCGATCACCTACTTCGGCACCGCGGTCGTCCGCCAGTTCGAGCAGCTCGACGTCTACACGCCCAACACCGCCAACGGCATCCTCAACTCGCGAGACAAGCTCCGCAGCCTGCAGATCCTCAGCCGCCACGACATCGGCATCCCGCACTCGTGCTACATGCGCAACCAGCTCGACGTGCTGCCCGCCATCGAGCGCATCGGCGGGGCCCCGGTCATCATCAAGCTCATCGAGGGCACCCAGGGCGTGGGCGTCATCCTGGCCGAGAGCAACAAGGTCGCCGAGGGCATCATCGAGACGCTCCAGAGCGCCAAGCAGAACGTGCTGGTGCAGAAGTTCGTGGCCGAGAGCAAGGGCAAGGACGTGCGCGCCCTTGTCGTGGGCGAACGCGTCGTCGCCGCCATGCGCCGCGTGGCCCAGGGCCAGGAGTTCCGAAGTAATGTCCACCGCGGCGGCCGGACCGAGCCGGTCGAACTCGACGAGACCTACCAGAAGGCCGCCGTGCGCGCCGCCCAGATCATGGGCCTGCGCGTCGCCGGCGTCGACCTGCTCGAGAGCAACGACGGCCCCCAGGTGATGGAGGTGAATTCCTCGCCCGGCATGGAGGGCATCGAGGGCTGCACCGGCCTGGACATCG
It contains:
- a CDS encoding RimK family alpha-L-glutamate ligase, producing MKFAILSTAPKCYSTRRFKQAAEARGHKVKVLNTLRFSIDLEHGEPSLFYRGKELSDYDAILPRIGASITYFGTAVVRQFEQLDVYTPNTANGILNSRDKLRSLQILSRHDIGIPHSCYMRNQLDVLPAIERIGGAPVIIKLIEGTQGVGVILAESNKVAEGIIETLQSAKQNVLVQKFVAESKGKDVRALVVGERVVAAMRRVAQGQEFRSNVHRGGRTEPVELDETYQKAAVRAAQIMGLRVAGVDLLESNDGPQVMEVNSSPGMEGIEGCTGLDIAGSIVDYIANQVDFPEIDIRQRLTVSVGYGVAEIYIPEGSDFVSKTIAESGLRERDLTVLTVNRGTAVFSNPKGSRALEAGDRLLCYGKLETMRDLVPERTKRKKKPRVAKLDKSLVDALENGQ
- a CDS encoding ATP-dependent zinc protease, whose product is MTPKNDTQYTVGWRERVALPEWRIRGVRAKIDTGARTSAVHVATFEHLPNGRIRFEVVTREHPERRTKWIEADIARESVVKPSSGKTQIRPVVRTTMVIGPLEFEAELGLVCRQGMLCRMLVGRRAIAGLAVVDPASRYLLSPPSSKNARRKANP